The following proteins are encoded in a genomic region of Arachis stenosperma cultivar V10309 chromosome 4, arast.V10309.gnm1.PFL2, whole genome shotgun sequence:
- the LOC130977054 gene encoding tropinone reductase homolog, with protein MAERKLNFKDKRWSLHGMTALVTGGSRGIGYAIVEELAEFGAAVHVCARNEADINKCVEEWKNKGLNVTGSACDVSSRDQRQHLIEIVASIFHGKLNILINNAGTTTPKHAIDYTAEDMTTIMSTNFESAYYLCQLSYPLLKASGYGSIVFVSSIAGLKALPYSSIYASTKGAVNQLTKNLALEWAKDNIRVNSVAPGTVQTKLLNDILENIGEGEKIASAMTSQTPLQRMGEPKEISSLVVFLCLSAASFITGQTINADGGFTI; from the exons ATGGCGGAAAGGAAGTTGAACTTCAAAGATAAACGATGGTCACTCCATGGGATGACAGCTCTAGTCACTGGAGGATCTCGAGGTATTGGGTATGCAATAGTAGAAGAGTTAGCAGAATTTGGAGCAGCAGTCCATGTATGTGCACGAAATGAAGCAGATATTAATAAGTGTGTGGAAGAGTGGAAAAACAAAGGATTAAATGTTACGGGATCTGCTTGTGATGTTTCATCCCGTGATCAACGTCAACATTTAATAGAAATTGTTGCCTCCATCTTTCATGGAAAACTCAACATTCTC ATAAATAATGCTGGAACAACCACACCTAAACACGCCATAGATTATACTGCTGAAGATATGACAACTATAATGAGTACCAATTTTGAATCTGCTTACTATTTGTGTCAACTTTCCTACCCACTTCTAAAAGCTTCTGGATATGGGAGCATAGTATTTGTGTCCTCCATTGCTGGTTTGAAAGCTCTGCCTTATTCTTCTATCTATGCATCAACAAAAG GAGCCGTGAATCAACTCACCAAAAACTTAGCACTGGAATGGGCAAAGGATAATATTCGTGTAAATTCTGTAGCACCAGGAACTGTTCAGACCAAACTTTTGAATGATATCCTG GAAAATATTGGCGAAGGTGAAAAGATTGCGAGTGCTATGACGTCTCAAACTCCACTGCAACGCATGGGAGAACCAAAAGAAATATCATCATTAGttgtttttctttgtctttcGGCTGCTTCATTTATCACTGGACAAACTATAAATGCAGATGGAGGCTTCacaatttaa